TTGTGAAAAATCATAAGGTGAGTCAGCTATAGCCTAATGCTCATCCATTCAGTAGTTAGCCCAGTTCCATTTATGCTCCCAGTCTGTGCAGTAGCAGGAAGAGCTCATTTTTGATGTGTGTCCTAACAGCAATCCACACAGACAACAATAAAGAACAGTGAGATGATCTTTACTAAACTGATCTGCTCCATTGAAAGAAGCCGCTCTCAGGTGACGCAGGTGATCAGATCTCGTGAAAACGCTGTAGTGTCTAAGGCTGAAAAACTCATGGAGGAAATGAAACAGGAGATTGATGAATTGAAGAGACAAGATGCTGAAATGAAGCAGCTTTTACAAACAGAGCATCCTATCCTTTTCCTTCAGGTagtaaaaaatggaaaaaaaattttaATCCAAATTAACAAacgtatatattttaaattgtcttTATCTTATGTTTTTTGTCTGCAGAGCTTCCGCTTTTTCTTTCTTCCCCTTGAATCTACAAATTCTTTTAAGATTGCCATCAATACTTACATCTGTTTTGACGATATTAGAAAATCTGTCTGTCTTCTACAAAAGAAGCTTGAGGATTTCTGCACAGAGACGATAAGAAATATATCTGGTAAAGGTAAAGCACTAAACTGGAGTGTTCAAATATCAAATGTGCATCATATAACAGAAGGATTAGATCAGTTATCTTGTCCCGTAAAcatcataattaaattaaatgactctTGGTTCCTATAGTGAGATATATTGGGGTCAATTTCACATCTGATGaggatgaagatgaggaggatgaagatgaggaCGATGAAGACGAGGAAGAGAATGatgatgaggaagaggaggatgacAGTGAGTATGAAGGTGAGGATGAGGTGCACTtaaaaaaaggaatttattttattttttgcatttcatatCAATGGTACAAATTATCCTATTGTATAAACAATTTCAGTCAAAAGCAATCTATACTGTAGCTTTATCCATGGaccatgtttttgttttctccACAGTGTCAAAGCCTAAATTTCTTACAGCATCACAGTCCAGAAGTTTTAAACAAACATGGACACATCAAGCCTCCTCAACATCAGAGTCAAAATCGAGGAGCTTCAGAGAATCAGGGTCAAAACCTGGACCCTTCCCTAAAATAGAGTTAAAATCCAGGAGCTTCAGGGAACCAGAGTTGCATTCTAGACCCTCGTCAATAACAGAAACAGGGCCCAGGGGTTTTATAAAACCACGGTTTGGATCTATACCCTCCAAATTGTCACGTGACAGATTCTCCACACAGAAAGACTAATGGCTCAGAACCtccacagcaaaaaaaaacaaaacctacCTAGTTTTTTAGCACTGTATCATAAAACTATGTagattccctgctgaaaaaaacagcttaaaccagtctaggctggatggctggttttagctggtcgaccagcctggttttagaggggttttggccatttccaggctggttttttgccatttccagcctggtcttagctggtcaggctggaaaatgaccagccaaaaccaggtatgtccagcttaaaccaggctggtcaagctggttttagctggatttagctggtcattttccagcctgaccaactaagaccaggctggaaatggctggaaaccagcctggaagtggccaaaacccctctaaaaccaggctggtcaaccagctaaaaccagccaaccagcctaggctggtttaagctggatttttcaacagGGTTGGCAAAGAGCTTTTGATTCTAGGGGAAATTTATAGACTATAGATGAGCATATGAAAAACGTTTCTGGAGAATTGTTGAACTTACCTAAGCCTCATttctactatgtagatatcacagaacaatttaacttattgaatcatataaagcagtgtttctcaaccaagttcctagaggaccaccagctctgcacattcacATCCATGTCTCTTTAAACAAACACACCAGATTCATATGATCAGCtcgttagcagagactgaaagacctgtaatgggtgtgacagacaaaggagacatccaaaacatttaGTGTtgttggtcctccaggaacgtggttgagaaacactcatTTAAGTACTCAAAGACAAAACCATAATTGACCATATTATCTGAACTATAATACTGTATTGTTGATTGCCATAGTCTTGATGCATTTGGGTAGAAGCATCACTGGATATGATTGTAGTGATTAATATGTTTCTGTGTTTTACATGTTTggtaactatttaaaaaaaaattgattatatacaaatataaacatcCAGAAGAATTCTGGAGTATATATACACTTGAATTTTATGTCTATATAGTGAAATTTTAGAGGTAATGTTAAAGCCTACCAATTATCTGGATATCCCACCTCAGGATGGTATGTGTTTTGGTATTTTGTGTCAATGTATTTTGTAGTATACAGGTACAATTATTAGCTTAGCAAATAAATGCTAATCAAAACAGTTTTAGATTCACTGTTTACTTCCATACTTTCTTGAAAAATAATGGTATTTCATTTAACCGTACCTTGTAAAAAACATCctgaagtgaaagtgaacaggTCTGCAGAAGTGGAGACATTCATCCTTGATTTTCACAGCTCATAAAGCATATAGAGTAAAACAGGATTCTCAGAGAGCATTGTGCTCAATCAGCAAATACGTTGTCGGAAAAAACAGTGTGTAAGTCCTGCTTATGCCAAGGTTATCAGAATTGTACTGGACAAGTTAATCTAGAGATTTTTTTTCCAGTCACGTGCTGCAGTGCATTTCCGAAAGTGAGGGATTTAAGGGTATTACATATcaacaaaaacattacatttactaAAGACTACTAACTTACCGAGTATTTTCTTCGTTGTTGTTTGCGATCCAATGGCACCATTGCCAAAAACATTTCCCGTTCACACAGATCCACGAAAACAACTAAAAAGGTGTATTATGCATGTCAtgccagtagatggcgatgtcAGTTTATAAAGAAACACTGGTCACGTATGGTCCTGCATCCTGCCATTATTGTTTTTGGTCTTTCTGGATGATTTTGCAAAAGGCAACATTACCATTTTCAAATAGCTTTTTTATCAAAaatgcagtatatatataaattaattaaaaaatgttttcaatgtgCCCAAAATACAAGAGATATTAGTAAGTTCTTAATtagtaagaaaataataataataataaagaaatatgttATAAGGTGGTTATCATAATtagtaagaaaataataataataaagaaatatgttATGAGGTGGTTGTGGTTCAATTCAATTCTACCTAAATAGCATTTTTAACAAGTTGTATTGTtgcttttttttgcaatgtttaaCAACTTTCTGTATTTCAGTGTCAGTTCCCATACCccaaaagtctcttttttaaagtcAGACTTATTCAGACTTACTGTGCATGTTCTATTGAcaagagaaagaaaaatataattgttCCCATTTAAACACTAGATGCCAGCAAAGCCATTCTAGAGAGCTGAGAAATTGGTTTTTATAATGGAAAAGCAATTTGGCACTATATACTATACTGTCAGTTACAGTCTCAATCTTGTGAACTGAAGATAtatgaaaatattgcaaatattgaTAGTTTGTTAGCTAATACTAGTGACTAGCAACATCCAGAAGGATTTATGACATGATAAAAGTCTCCAAATTAACCAggaaaacagacatttttaacatttgtgTGAAAAATCCTTAAAAATCCCACAGGTTGAGTCAGTTTTCAATTCAGTCTAAGCCCATTTTTaattgagtaaaataaaatattcagctCAGAAGTCTGaagaaaaacacattatttaGCTTACATAGAATTATAAGAGAAAGGCAATTTTTAAATAGGTGCTAAAGACTGCagtaaaatacatacaataaatacatttagaaattttgccatacatatataataaaatgtttcaacaataaaatattgtgtaatattatTCCAATTTATATGATCAgttttatacataaaaatatatattaaaacaattattgtgtgtgtgtgtgtgtgtgtgtgtgtgtgtgtgtgtgtgtgtgtgtgtgtgcgtgtgtgtgtgtgtgtgtgtgtgagcttttAAGTTGCATTAATCCAGTCTTCAGTCTCACATTATCCTTTTAAACTATTCTaacatcacagaaataaaatacattttaaaacaattttatgaCATATGAAACAGTTAttcttaatgtaaataatatttcaccatAGCCTATTGTAGTGTTTGTCaatttcttattaaataaatgcagcctttttgAGTAGAAgtgatttctgaaaataaaaaatacatgtttcCAAGTCTTTGATGGGTACTGTTTATTGATGTTATTTTAGTACCTACCTTACTTGTAGAGTAGGCCTTACACATGCAGGTAGTTTTAATCGTAGCATCCATAAGAGGGCGACCGCTCCATATataacaactttttctagtagaCTCATGACTGAACTTTACAACTCATGCCAGTAAgcgttgtttaaatatttttcaaaactgtattgcatttgtttataataaaaaagaaataataatcacCTTTAtgcccacaaaaaaaaaacaacaacttgatCTGCAACAATATGCAGTAGcgctttaaaataatggtctagTTTGCCTAATGTTATTAACTTTCTTACTGACATGAGCAaataattagtaatacatttattacggtAGTTTtatcatctttgttaatgttagttaaagttactaagtttaaTAACATTAGTCCGTGTTTACTGT
Above is a genomic segment from Danio aesculapii chromosome 20, fDanAes4.1, whole genome shotgun sequence containing:
- the ftr63 gene encoding E3 ubiquitin-protein ligase TRIM47, whose product is MAEASISVEHDQFSCPVCLDLLKEPVTINCGHSYCMNCLTGCWNKEDQKGVYSCPQCRKTFTPRPALGKNTILAEMVEKLKKSKIPVVPAGFRDVQCDVCTGRKNKAIKSCLVCIESYCQIHFNRHEEFRSGKPHKVIDATRRIKQMICPQHGKQVEIYCHTDKTCICCLCAMDKHKKHRMVTATTEKTIKQKNLEQTQRNFKQKIQQKEKDLQELREVVKNHKQSTQTTIKNSEMIFTKLICSIERSRSQVTQVIRSRENAVVSKAEKLMEEMKQEIDELKRQDAEMKQLLQTEHPILFLQSFRFFFLPLESTNSFKIAINTYICFDDIRKSVCLLQKKLEDFCTETIRNISGKVRYIGVNFTSDEDEDEEDEDEDDEDEEENDDEEEEDDSEYEVSKPKFLTASQSRSFKQTWTHQASSTSESKSRSFRESGSKPGPFPKIELKSRSFREPELHSRPSSITETGPRGFIKPRFGSIPSKLSRDRFSTQKD